Within Deltaproteobacteria bacterium, the genomic segment GTGCCCCCGGTGATTCGCAAACGGTTCCTTTCCAGGATGGGTTACAACGAACAGATGACTGGAGCTCTTTCGGTCCGCAGAGGGGTCTTGCTTAACCGGCATCCCGCCGTACCGGCTCGGATGTGCATATGTCGAAGCACCGTTACTACGCCGAAAAGGACGACTTGATCGGAGGATCACACGCCCAATGCTGTTCGAGCCAAGGACCTGGAATTGGAGAGCATTTCCTCGAAATCCGCCTCGGTCAAGCCTGCTCCGAGCACCACTTGCCGGGCAAAATGGCTTCCAATCAGGTCTCCGGGAGCATGGGCGTCCGTATTGAGAACCAGCCTGGCGCCGGCTTTTTTCGCCATCCGCGCCACCCTCCCATTTCCCAGGCTATGTCCCTTTCGGGCGCTGATCTCCAGACAGACTCCGTTCGCAGCAGCCATTCGGGCTTCCTCTTCGGTAATCAGTCCCGGGTGAGCCAGGATATCCACTTTCGCCTGAATGGCGGCAAGATTGGTTCCCTCGGCCACAGGCTCAACGATGGTCTCGCCATGGACCAACACCAGTTTAGCCCCCAACTTGTACGCCTCTCCGGCCAACTCGGAAATCAGTGGAGGCGGGACGTGAGTCAATTCAACACCGGGGATGGTTTGTACGGCGGCATATCGATTGACCCGCTGCGTCACCTTGACCACTCGCGGTATAATCCAGTCCAGATTCGAATCGTCGCCGTGATCGGTGATGGCCAGGTACTCGTAGTTCATGGCGTCGATACGCCGAATCAGTTCAGAAGGAAGCAACTCACCGTCGCTAAAGAGGGAATGGGTATGAAGATCTATCATTTTGGTCGGGGAAGATCCTTTCTAAGGGGGCCCACCATGTCTTCCGTGAAGAACAAGCGCAACGCCGTCCGATGTATGAATCCCGGGCGTGAAACCGTCGTCCGGGAGAGAAGGAATTACATTTTGTATTTTCCGAAATCATCGGGATCGAGCCCCTCGAGGATCTCGGTCCATTTCTTGCCCTCTTCGCCGCTTACGGATTCCTTATAATGAGGTTCCATGTTTTTCGATTTCTGGAACACGATCTCGTTCACAAAAATAGGCGCTTCGGCCCGCAGGGCAATGGCAATGGCATCCGATGGGCGCGCGTCAATCTGCAGGGTCTTATCCTGAAATTCAAAATGGATCAATGCATAGTAGGTGTTGTCTTTCAAGTCGCATATCTCTATACGCGACACTTTCGCACCCAGCAGTTCCGTGGTGTTCTTATACAGGTCATGGGTCATGGGCCTTGAAAAACGCACCTTTTCCAGTTCGCTGGCAATGGCCGTAGCTTCGAGTAGGCCGATCCAGATGGGGATTACCTTATCCCCGTCCTTCTCCTTCAGAATGAGGATCGGACTGTTGGTCATCGGGTCAACGGTCAGTCCGCTGATGTTCATTCTTACTGTCATGGCGCCCCTCCTTGGCAGGTGAATAATGCGGGTCTCCCTCGAAGCGAGTGCAGAAGCCCTTCTTCAATCCGGATTGGGACGATTTGGCCTATGAGATCCTCGGATCCTTCAAAGTTGACGATCTGATTCCCGGCGATCCTGCCCGTCAGTTGAAGCGGATTTCTTTTATTGCGGCTCTCGACCAGCACCCACTCGATCCTTCGTTCGAACCTCATATTGCGTTCCATGGTGATCTTTTTCTGGATCGCCTGAAGCGAACGAAGTCGTCGGCTTTTTGTTTCTTCGGAGATTTTGTCCTCAAATCGTACGGCCTTGGCCGGTACGCGGTCGGAATACTTGAATGAAAAGGCGCCATCGAACTTCACCATTTGGAGCATATCCAGCGTCTCCTGGAAATCCTCCTCCGATTCTCCTGGGAAACCAACGATAAGATCCGTAGTAATACTGATATCAGGGCAAACCTTTCGAAGATCCTCGATCTTGGTCAGATAGTCTTCGCGCGTGTAACGCCGATTCATTCGTTTTAAGATTCGGTTGGAGCCGCTTTGCAGCGGCAGATGTATATGCGGGCAGAGCTTCGACAATCTTCCGAATGCGGAAACCAAGGCCGGCGACAAATCCTTTGGATGAGAGGTGGTAAACCGGATCCTTTGAAGCCCGTCCAACTCGTTCATCCGTTCGAGCAACTCCGAAAACCCCAACTGCTCGTCCGGGGACAGGTAGGAATTGACGTTTTGTCCCAACAGGGTAATCTCCTTGACCCCGGCCCGCAGCAAACCCGTTGCTTCGTTCAAAATGCTTTCCGCCGACCGGCTCACCTCCCGACCCCGAACGTACGGAACCACGCAGAATGTGCAGAAGTTGTCGCACCCCCGCATGATGGTGATCAATCCTTTGACTCCCGTCTCGCAGGCGGAGCCAGGCTGCGCAGCTGGGTTCTCTTCGAACCTGTAGTGGAGATCAGTATAACATAACCGCTTCGTGCCGTTCGACAATTCGGCCAAAATTTGGGGCAAGTCAAAAAAAGCGTGCGTCCCGAACACAAAGTCCAAGTGTCCCACCCGATCAAGAAGACTTTCACCTTTCTGTTGAGCGACGCATCCTCCCACTCCTATGAGGGTGGAAGGCTTTCGTTGCTTGAATCGTTTCAATCGGCCCAAGAGGCTGTAAACCTTCTGCTCGGCTTTTTCTCTGACACTGCACGTGTTGATCAGGATCAGGTCCGCTTCCCTGATCTCGTCCGTCCGGATGTAGCCCACCGGCGCCAGAATGTTGGCGACTTTCGACGAGTCGTACTCATTCATCTGGCAACCGAAGGTAGTTATGTGAAACCGTTTAGTCACTATTTAACCTGTCTGGAGAGAACGGCAACGGTGCGATTA encodes:
- a CDS encoding histidinol phosphate phosphatase domain-containing protein, which produces MIDLHTHSLFSDGELLPSELIRRIDAMNYEYLAITDHGDDSNLDWIIPRVVKVTQRVNRYAAVQTIPGVELTHVPPPLISELAGEAYKLGAKLVLVHGETIVEPVAEGTNLAAIQAKVDILAHPGLITEEEARMAAANGVCLEISARKGHSLGNGRVARMAKKAGARLVLNTDAHAPGDLIGSHFARQVVLGAGLTEADFEEMLSNSRSLARTALGV
- a CDS encoding bifunctional nuclease family protein, which encodes MTVRMNISGLTVDPMTNSPILILKEKDGDKVIPIWIGLLEATAIASELEKVRFSRPMTHDLYKNTTELLGAKVSRIEICDLKDNTYYALIHFEFQDKTLQIDARPSDAIAIALRAEAPIFVNEIVFQKSKNMEPHYKESVSGEEGKKWTEILEGLDPDDFGKYKM
- the miaB gene encoding tRNA (N6-isopentenyl adenosine(37)-C2)-methylthiotransferase MiaB, which gives rise to MTKRFHITTFGCQMNEYDSSKVANILAPVGYIRTDEIREADLILINTCSVREKAEQKVYSLLGRLKRFKQRKPSTLIGVGGCVAQQKGESLLDRVGHLDFVFGTHAFFDLPQILAELSNGTKRLCYTDLHYRFEENPAAQPGSACETGVKGLITIMRGCDNFCTFCVVPYVRGREVSRSAESILNEATGLLRAGVKEITLLGQNVNSYLSPDEQLGFSELLERMNELDGLQRIRFTTSHPKDLSPALVSAFGRLSKLCPHIHLPLQSGSNRILKRMNRRYTREDYLTKIEDLRKVCPDISITTDLIVGFPGESEEDFQETLDMLQMVKFDGAFSFKYSDRVPAKAVRFEDKISEETKSRRLRSLQAIQKKITMERNMRFERRIEWVLVESRNKRNPLQLTGRIAGNQIVNFEGSEDLIGQIVPIRIEEGLLHSLRGRPALFTCQGGAP